From the genome of Denticeps clupeoides chromosome 4, fDenClu1.1, whole genome shotgun sequence, one region includes:
- the keap1a gene encoding kelch-like ECH-associated protein 1A isoform X1, which produces MPLKMNCPRKKKPTKDEDFSAIAVPSMKGHGYLDYTIENHPSRALHIMDEFRRHEMLCDLVLHVIYKDKMVDFKVHKLVLASCSPYFKAMFTSNFKECHASEVTLRDVCPLVVGRLIEFAYTSRITVGEKCVLHVLLASMRYQMEDVAKACCNFLIKNLEPSNVIGIARFAEEIGCVDLNRQCRDYINTHFKEVTKEEEFFSLTHCQLLELISQDSLKVLCEVEVYQACIEWVHWDLENRAQYFHALLKAVHLYSLPPKFLKKQLQHCPILSKANSCKDFLSKIFQEMALRKPLPPPQHRGTQLIYIAGGYMQHSLASLEAFDPCRNIWLRLADMEVPCSGLGACAVFGLLYTVGGRNLSLQDNTDSNALCCYNPMTNQWTSQALLNLPRNRVGIGEVDGSIYAVGGSYGSVHHDTVERYDTETNQWSFVAPMSVGRLGAGVTSCGGALYVVGGFDGANRWRTVERYHPDTNTWYQVAPMNSARSGLGVVCIDNYLYAVGGYDGRMQLNTMERYSMAKDIWEPMPSMRHCRSAHGVTVYRGKIYVLGGFNQGGFLSSVECFCPESNEWTHVTDMPFGRSGMGIAVTMEPCPGSLPDQNEES; this is translated from the exons ATGCCTCTGAAAATGAACTGCCCTAGGAAAAAGAAGCCTACAAAAGATGAGGATTTTTCAGCCATTGCCGTCCCCTCAATGAAGGGGCATGGTTACCTGGACTACACCATTGAGAACCATCCCTCCAGGGCGCTCCACATAATGGACGAGTTTCGACGTCATGAGATGCTGTGTGACCTGGTTCTTCATGTGATTTACAAGGATAAAATGGTGGATTTCAAG GTGCACAAGCTTGTGCTAGCATCCTGCAGTCCCTACTTTAAAGCCATGTTCACAAGCAACTTTAAAGAGTGCCATGCATCAGAGGTGACCCTTCGAGATGTGTGTCCCCTGGTTGTGGGCCGCCTAATTGAGTTTGCCTATACCTCGcgcatcaccgttggtgagaaGTGCGTGCTTCATGTCTTGTTGGCGTCCATGCGCTACCAGATGGAGGATGTGGCCAAAGCCTGCTGCAACTTCCTTATCAAGAATCTTGAGCCTTCCAACGTCATTGGCATCGCCAGATTTGCAGAGGAAATTGGCTGCGTTGATCTTAACAGGCAATGTCGTGACTACATCAATACACACTTCAAAGAG GTAACAAAAGAGGAGGAGTTCTTCAGCCTGACTCACTGCCAGTTGCTGGAGCTCATCAGTCAAGATAGCCTGAAGGTGCTCTGTGAGGTGGAGGTGTACCAAGCCTGCATTGAATGGGTGCACTGGGACCTAGAGAACCGGGCACAGTACTTCCACGCCCTCCTTAAGGCTGTCCACCTTTATTCCCTCCCACCCAAGTTCCTCAAGAAGCAACTGCAGCACTGTCCCATCCTAAGCAAGGCCAACTCTTGCAAGGACTTCCTGTCAAAGATATTTCAGGAGATGGCCTTGAGAAAGCCTCTCCCGCCTCCACAGCATAGAGGAACCCAGCTCATCTATATCGCTGGAGGGTACATGCAGCACTCTCTGGCCTCACTTGAAGCATTTGACCCTTGCAGGAACATCTGGCTCCGACTGGCCGACATGGAGGTACCTTGTAGTGGTTTGGGAGCTTGTGCCGTCTTTGGCCTCCTCTATACAGTTGGTGGCAGGAATCTCTCACTGCAGGATAATACAGACTCCAATGCACTATGCTGCTACAACCCCATGACCAATCAGTGGACCTCACAGGCACTGCTCAATTTACCCCGAAATAGAGTTGGGATTGGCGAGGTTGATGGGAGTATTTATGCTGTAGGAGGATCATATGGCTCTGTGCATCATGACACTGTGGAGAG GTATGACACTGAGACCAATCAATGGAGTTTTGTAGCCCCAATGTCAGTAGGACGGCTTGGGGCTGGTGTGACTTCGTGTGGAGGTGCTCTGTATGTGGTGGGGGGCTTTGATGGAGCAAACCGGTGGAGGACAGTGGAGCGATACCACCCCGACACCAATACCTGGTATCAGGTGGCTCCTATGAATTCTGCAAGGAGTGGTTTGG GAGTGGTGTGTATTGATAACTACCTCTATGCCGTGGGTGGCTATGATGGGCGAATGCAGCTCAACACCATGGAGCGCTACAGCATGGCCAAGGACATATGGGAGCCCATGCCTTCCATGAGACACTGCCGAAGTGCCCATGGGGTTACTGTCTACCGGGGCAAGATCTACGTACTGG GAGGATTTAACCAAGGTGGCTTCTTGTCCAGTGTGGAGTGCTTTTGCCCTGAGAGTAATGAATGGACACATGTAACAGACATGCCCTTTGGCCGCAGTGGAATGGGCATTGCTGTTACCATGGAACCCTGCCCCGGCAGTCTACCAGATCAGAATGAGGAATCCTAA
- the keap1a gene encoding kelch-like ECH-associated protein 1A isoform X2 codes for MPLKMNCPRKKKPTKDEDFSAIAVPSMKGHGYLDYTIENHPSRALHIMDEFRRHEMLCDLVLHVIYKDKMVDFKVTKEEEFFSLTHCQLLELISQDSLKVLCEVEVYQACIEWVHWDLENRAQYFHALLKAVHLYSLPPKFLKKQLQHCPILSKANSCKDFLSKIFQEMALRKPLPPPQHRGTQLIYIAGGYMQHSLASLEAFDPCRNIWLRLADMEVPCSGLGACAVFGLLYTVGGRNLSLQDNTDSNALCCYNPMTNQWTSQALLNLPRNRVGIGEVDGSIYAVGGSYGSVHHDTVERYDTETNQWSFVAPMSVGRLGAGVTSCGGALYVVGGFDGANRWRTVERYHPDTNTWYQVAPMNSARSGLGVVCIDNYLYAVGGYDGRMQLNTMERYSMAKDIWEPMPSMRHCRSAHGVTVYRGKIYVLGGFNQGGFLSSVECFCPESNEWTHVTDMPFGRSGMGIAVTMEPCPGSLPDQNEES; via the exons ATGCCTCTGAAAATGAACTGCCCTAGGAAAAAGAAGCCTACAAAAGATGAGGATTTTTCAGCCATTGCCGTCCCCTCAATGAAGGGGCATGGTTACCTGGACTACACCATTGAGAACCATCCCTCCAGGGCGCTCCACATAATGGACGAGTTTCGACGTCATGAGATGCTGTGTGACCTGGTTCTTCATGTGATTTACAAGGATAAAATGGTGGATTTCAAG GTAACAAAAGAGGAGGAGTTCTTCAGCCTGACTCACTGCCAGTTGCTGGAGCTCATCAGTCAAGATAGCCTGAAGGTGCTCTGTGAGGTGGAGGTGTACCAAGCCTGCATTGAATGGGTGCACTGGGACCTAGAGAACCGGGCACAGTACTTCCACGCCCTCCTTAAGGCTGTCCACCTTTATTCCCTCCCACCCAAGTTCCTCAAGAAGCAACTGCAGCACTGTCCCATCCTAAGCAAGGCCAACTCTTGCAAGGACTTCCTGTCAAAGATATTTCAGGAGATGGCCTTGAGAAAGCCTCTCCCGCCTCCACAGCATAGAGGAACCCAGCTCATCTATATCGCTGGAGGGTACATGCAGCACTCTCTGGCCTCACTTGAAGCATTTGACCCTTGCAGGAACATCTGGCTCCGACTGGCCGACATGGAGGTACCTTGTAGTGGTTTGGGAGCTTGTGCCGTCTTTGGCCTCCTCTATACAGTTGGTGGCAGGAATCTCTCACTGCAGGATAATACAGACTCCAATGCACTATGCTGCTACAACCCCATGACCAATCAGTGGACCTCACAGGCACTGCTCAATTTACCCCGAAATAGAGTTGGGATTGGCGAGGTTGATGGGAGTATTTATGCTGTAGGAGGATCATATGGCTCTGTGCATCATGACACTGTGGAGAG GTATGACACTGAGACCAATCAATGGAGTTTTGTAGCCCCAATGTCAGTAGGACGGCTTGGGGCTGGTGTGACTTCGTGTGGAGGTGCTCTGTATGTGGTGGGGGGCTTTGATGGAGCAAACCGGTGGAGGACAGTGGAGCGATACCACCCCGACACCAATACCTGGTATCAGGTGGCTCCTATGAATTCTGCAAGGAGTGGTTTGG GAGTGGTGTGTATTGATAACTACCTCTATGCCGTGGGTGGCTATGATGGGCGAATGCAGCTCAACACCATGGAGCGCTACAGCATGGCCAAGGACATATGGGAGCCCATGCCTTCCATGAGACACTGCCGAAGTGCCCATGGGGTTACTGTCTACCGGGGCAAGATCTACGTACTGG GAGGATTTAACCAAGGTGGCTTCTTGTCCAGTGTGGAGTGCTTTTGCCCTGAGAGTAATGAATGGACACATGTAACAGACATGCCCTTTGGCCGCAGTGGAATGGGCATTGCTGTTACCATGGAACCCTGCCCCGGCAGTCTACCAGATCAGAATGAGGAATCCTAA